The following proteins are co-located in the Nerophis ophidion isolate RoL-2023_Sa linkage group LG04, RoL_Noph_v1.0, whole genome shotgun sequence genome:
- the LOC133550469 gene encoding class I histocompatibility antigen, F10 alpha chain-like encodes MNLFLFFLLVVQMHSVTPVIHTLQYFYTASSQVPNFPEYVEVGYVDGVQIFHYDSNSRKAEAKQDWMNKITAEDPKYWQRLTEISVGNELRAKHNLEVLKKRFNQTGGVHILQRMSGCEWNDETDEVKGWQQQGYDGEDYISLDMKTWTFTAAKQQAFPDKLKWDQNKHLLEYIKFYYTEYCPSYLKKYVNNGKEVLMRTELPEVFLLQKTPSSPVSCMATGFYPDGADLFWRKDGEQIFEDVEHGEILPNHDGTFQMSVALKVEVTADVEGKYECVFQLSGVKEDLVTKLERRSILSNASRRSSPTQPQPHL; translated from the exons tgattcacacgctgcagtatttctacactgcgtcctctcaagttccaaacttcccagagtatgtggaggttggttatgttgatggagttcagatttttcactatgacagcaacagcaggaaagcagaagccaaacaggactggatgaacaaaatcacagcagaggatccaaaATACTGGCAGAGACTAACAGAGATCAGTGTTGGTAATGAGTTGAGGGCTAAACACAACCTTGAAGTTCTTAAgaagcgtttcaaccaaactggag gtgttCACATTCTCCAGAGGATGTctggatgtgaatggaatgatgagactgatgaagttaaaggttggCAACAGCAaggttatgatggagaagattacatatcgttggacatgaagacatggacatttactgcagcaaaacaacaagctttccccGACAAACTCAAGTGGGACCAGAACAAACATCTACTAGAATACATTAAGTTTTACTACACTGAGTAttgtccttcttacttgaagaagtatgtgaacaatgggaaggaggtcctaatgagaacag agcttccagaggtgttcctgctccagaagacgccgtcctctccggtcagctgcatggcgacaggtttctaccccgacggtgccgacctgttttggaggaaagacggcgagcagatcttcgaggacgtggagcacggagagatactccccaaccacgacggaaccttccagatgtcggtggcgctgaaagtggaggtgacggccgacgtggagggcaagtacgaatgtgtgtttcagctgtcaggcgtcaaggaggacttggtcaccaagctggagagaagaagcatcctgagcaacgcaagcc